GACTTCATGTTGAAGGAGATCTTCGAGCAGCCCGACGTGGTCCGCGACACCCTGCGCGGCCGCGTCGATGATCAAGGCCGCGTCAAGCTGGACGAGGTGCACTGGGACGATGACACGCTGCGAAGGGTCTCTAAGGTCGTCGTCGTGGCATGCGGCACGTCGTTCCACTCCGGGATGGCGGCGAAGCACTCGATCGAGCACTACACGCGCATCCCTGTGGAGCTCGATCTCGCGTCGGAGTTCCGCTATCGCGACCCGGTGCTGGACGAGACCTGCCTGGTGATCGGCATCGCGCAGTCGGGGGAGACCGCGGACACGCTGGCGGCTATCCGGTTCGCGAAGGAGATGGGCGCCAAGGTCGTCGCGATCACTAACGTGGTGGGCTCGTCCATCACCCGCGACGCCGATGCGGTTCTCTTCACACACGCTGGGCCAGAGATCGGCGTCGCGGCGACCAAGACCTTCCTGGCGCAGCTGGTTGCGCTGAATCTGTTCGCTCTGTACCTCGCGCAGCAACGCCAGAGCATGGAGGCGGAGAAGGTGGGTGAGACGCTGGCCGCGCTGGAGGCGCTTCCGGATCAGGTGGAGGAGGTGCTTCGGATCCAGGGTGAGGTGCAGCGGGCCGCGAAGCGATACGCGGACGCGTCGGACGTGATCTTCATCGGGCGAGGCGTCGGTACCGCCGTTGCGCTCGAGGGCGCGCTGAAGCTCAAGGAGATCTCGTACATCCACGCGGAGGGTTATCCCGCAGGAGAGTTGAAGCACGGTGCGATCGCGCTGCTCGAGCCGGGGGTGCCTGTGGTCGCGGTGCTGACCGGTGCGAAGCTCTACGACAAGATGCTCGCGAACGTCGAGGAGGTCCGGGCCCGCGGAGCAGAAACGATCCTGGTGGCGCCACAGGGGGACGAGCGGGCGAGGGCACTGGCGAATGAGATCTTCGAGGTGCCGGCTACGAAGCCGCTGCTGAGCCCCGTACTGGACACGGTTCCGCTCCAGCTGTTCGCATACTTCATCGCGAAGGAGCGGGGACTGTCGCCGGACAAACCACGGAACCTGGCTAAGAGCGTCACGGTCGAGTGAGACCTCTGGTCACGCCGGCCGAGATGCGGCGGGCGGACGAGGAGGCGATCTCTGGCGGGACTGCGGCGACGGTGCTGATGGACCGCGCCGGACGGGCCGTGGCGCGTGTCGTCTTGCGAGAGACGCGTGGGCGCTACGGCAAGAGGGTCACGATCGTCTGCGGGAAAGGCAACAACGGCGGTGATGGTCTGGTCGCGGCGCGCGTGCTTCATCGCGAGGGGCTGCGCGTGGTGTGCTGCATTCTTTTCGATCCCCGGGAAGCCACGGGTGCAGCTAAGTTCCATCTGGATCTTCTGAGGGCGAGCGGTTGTCGTGTGACGGTGTTCGACGCCCGACACCTGCAGAGCGACGTCATCGTCGACGCGGTGTTCGGGACCGGGTTCAGAGGCGAGATCACCGGAGCCCCGCGCGAGGCGCTCGACGCGGTCGCGCAGATGGCGCGGAAGACAGCCGGCGAGCGGCGTCCGCGCGTCGTCTCCGTGGACGTTCCGTCTGCGGGACTCGTGCCGGCGGACGTCACGGTCGCGCTGGGCGCCGAGAAGTTGCAGACGTTCTTCGACGACGGCGCTCGCGAAAGCGAGGTCGTCGTTGCGGACATCGGCATCCCGGTCCGGGGCGGGACCGTATTCGTGGTCGACCCGGAGGACATCCAGGCCGCGCTGCCGCGACTCGATCCCGACGACCACAAGACCTCGCACGGGACCGTCGTGGTGCTGGCGGGCTCCGATCGAACGACCGGTGCCGCGTTGCTCGCGGCGCGGGCCGCGGCCCGGATGGGCGCGGGCTACGTCACTCTCGCCTCGACGCAGAGGGTGATCGATGCTGCGCATGTCACGTTGCCCGAGGTGCTGAAGGAAGCCGTGGCGCCGCGAGAGGTTCTGGGGCCGGACGCACTCGACCATGCCGCCGCCGCTCTGGATCGATCGGATGCAGTGGCTCTGGGCCCGGGCCTGGGCACCGGCGACCAGCAGAGGCAGCTGGTGGAGCGGGCGCTGCGCGAGGTCGCGCAGCCGCTGGTCCTGGATGCGGACGCCCTCAACGTGCTGGCGGGACGGAGCGACATCTTGGCGGAGCGGGATGCGCCGCTGGTGCTGACCCCACATTCGGCGGAGCTGGGCGGGCTGCTCGGGAGGAGTACCGCGGAGGTCGTCGCGGACCGGGTGACGGTCGTGCTCGAGGCGGCGGAGCGGTTCGGCTGCGCGGTCGTCTTGAAGGGTCGCAACACGTTGGTCGCAACGAGATCCACAGTCACCGCCGTGGCCGCGGCACAGGGGCCGGCAACTGCCTACGCGATCCCAGCGGGAGGACCCGAGCTCGCGACGGCGGGGACCGGAGACGTCCTCACCGGCGCGCTCGCGGCGCTCCTCGCGCGGCACCGAGAGGCGCCGGCAACGACCGTGACCGCGGCAGCCTGTTACGTCCACGGCGTAGCCGGGTCCGTAGCGGCGGAGCGGGTCGGAGCGACGGGTGTTATGGCGTGGGACGTGTGCGAGGCGCTGCCGGAAGCCGTCCGGCGCCTACGCGCCACCTACGCTCCTTACCACCATGTCTTTGACGAAAGCTGAGATCGAAGCTCGCGGGCATCCGGTGTGGGCGGAGGTCGACCTCGATGCGATCCGTCACAACGTGCGCACGCTCGCTGCCGCGGCCCCCGGCGCCGAGCTGATGGGCGTGGTGAAGGGCTATGCGTACGGCCACGGCAACCCGCAGTCGGCGATCGCGATGCTGGAGGCGGGGGCGACGCGGCTCGGGGTGGCCCGGGTGGCCGAGGGCCTTCACCTCCGGGAGGCGGGAGTCGACGCCCCGATCCACGTCTTCACCGAGCCTCCGCCCGAAGCTATCCCCGCGATGCTCGATCGCCACCTCACGCCAACCGTGTACACGGAGCCGTTCGCACGAGCGGTATCCGGTGCGGCGATCGAGCGGGGTTCCCGCGTCGGGGTCCATCTCAAGATAGACACGGGCATGCACCGCGTCGGGATCCCTGCAGAAGACGCCCTCGCGGCCGTGCGATCGCTCGCCACTCTCGATGGGGTAGAGGTCGAAGGCGCCTGGAGCCACCTTGCGGTTGCCGACATCGCCGACCACCCGTTCACCCGCATGCAGCTAGAGCTTTTCGAACAGGTGACCGAGGAAGTGGAAAAGGCGGGGGTGAAGCTTCGATACCGCCATCTCGCGAACTCGGCCGCCACCATGAGCGACCCGAACACACACTTCGACCTGGTGCGGTGCGGGGTCGCGACCTACGGCTTGTGGCCAAGCCGCGATCTATTCGGGGTGCTGGAGCTGCGACCGGCGCTGTCGCTCCGCGCGCGCATCAACATGACCAAGATGCTGGAAGCCGGTGCCGGTGTCTCTTACGGATTGCGCTACTCGTTGGAGGAGCGGAGCCGGGTCGCTACGATCACGGCGGGTTATGCCGATGGTTACGACCGCCGGCTGTCGGGACGAGCCGACGTTCTGATCGCGGCCCGGCGGTACCGCGTCTCAGGCACCGTTTGCATGGACCAGTTCATGTCGGACGTGGGCTCGGACGACGTGGCCGTCGGCGACATCGCTACCCTCATCGGCGCAGACGGCGACGACGCCGTGACCGCAGAGGAGCTCGCCGTGCACATAGGCACGATCAACTACGAGGTGACGACGAGGATCCCGTCCCGCGTCCCGCGCATCTTCTTGAACGAACGCAAGGGCGAGGCCGGATGAGAAAGAAGGGGCTGCTAGCGCTTGCGGGCACCGCCGTCGGCCTCGGAGCCGGAGCCGTCGCGCAGCGGTCCGTGGTTAGCCGCCGTCGACGCAACGACCCGGAGGCGGGTGAGCCCTTCGGCACCAGACGGGGCGATCGACAGCGGCTGATCCACCGTCCCGACGGAGCCGACCTCTTCGTAGAAGAGGCGGGCCCGGAGACTCCCCGAGGAGCTGTGTTCGTCCACGGCTCTGCCCTCCGAACCGATCTGTGGCACTACCAGATGAACGGCGTCGGCGAGCATCGCCTCGTGTTCTTCGATCTCCGCGGCCACGGCCGCTCCCAGCCGAAGGGTGACGCCGAGTTCTCGATCGAGAACCTGGCGCGCGACCTAGAGGCGGTCATCGACGACTCCGAGCTCGAGGAGGCCGTCATCGTCGGACACTCGATCGGCGGCATGATCGCCCTGCAGCTGTGCTGCGTGCGGCACGAGTGGCTGGGGGGCCGGATCAAGGGGCTCGTTCTGTCCAACACGACCTACCGCCCCGCCTACGACACCTCGATCGGCGGCGCCGTCGTTTCCAAGGTCGAGCGGGTGATCCGCAACCCCTTGGACATGCTGGGGAGCTATCACGGCGGCGTCGACCGACTGCGCAAGATCGTGAGGCCGACAGATTCGCTGTTCCTCGCCGTCTCGTTCGCGGCTTTCGGCCCCCACGCCTCGGCGAAGCAGATCGACTTCACCTACGACATGCTGGCCGACACGCCGTCGGATGTCCTTTTCGATCTCGTGAAGTCCTATCGCGACTACGACGTGACGGATCTACTCGGGGGCGTGACGGTGCCGGTTCTCGTCATCACCGGGACTCACGACAGGCTCACCGTTCCGAAGGCGTCGGAGTATCTCGCGCGACACCTGCCGAAGGCGGAGCTGCAGGTGCTCGAGGGGTGTGGCCACATGACCATGCTGGAGCGGCACGACGACTTCAATGACATGCTGCAGAGGTTCATGAGCGACGTACTCGGTCCGGAGCCGGCGGCGAGAAGAGCCATATGAGGGACCAACGCGTCGAGACGGTGGCAGACATCCTCGTCGACTACTCGGTGGCGGTGCGCGAGAACGACCTTGTATCGATCCGCGGCTCCTATGCCGCAGAACCTCTCATGCTGGCTCTGTACCGGCGTTGCCTCGAACGTGGCGCCCACCCGATCCTTCGCGCGACGCTGCCGGCCGCGCAGCCTCTGCTGTACAGGTTTGCGAAGGATCACCAGCTCGAGTACGTGTGGGAGCCGGAGAAGTGGTACGTGGAGAACCTCGACGTCGAGTTCTCCATCATCAGCGACACCAACACCCGACACCTGTCGAAGGTCGACCCCGCCCGCCAGGTCATGGCGGCGAAGGCGCGTCGTCCCATCTTTGACCGCCGCATGGAACGCGGCGCGGCGGGCGAGCTCAGGTGGAACGTGACGCTGTTCCCGACGGAGGCCATCGCGATGGACGCCGAGATGAGCCTCGAGGAGTACGAGGACTTCTACTACGGCGCCTGCCTCGTAGACGCGGACGACCCCGTCGGTGAATGGAAGAAGGTAGCCGAGCGGCATGTTCGCCTGCTCGAGTGGGTGAAGGGACGTCGGGAGGTGCACCTGGAGGGGGAGGGAACCGACCTCTACCTCGACATCACCGACCGCACCTTCATCCCCGCTGATGGGACCTCGAACTTCCCCGACGGCGAGATCTTCACGGGGCCGGTCGAGAGCGGGACCAACGGCATCGTTTCGTTCACGTACCCCGCGCTCTACGGAGGCCAACTGGTAGAGGGGATCCGGCTCGAGTTCGCCGACGGCAAGGTCGTCGCCGCGAGCGCCGAGAAGAACGAGGAGTTCCTGATCAAAACGCTCGACACCGATGCGGGGGCCAGAACCCTGGGCGAGCTCGGTATCGGGACCAACTTCGGGATCACCGCCTTCACCGGCGAGATCCTGCTGGACGAGAAGATCGGCGGCACCGTCCATCTCGCGGTCGGCGCCTCTTATCCGGAGACCGGCGGGACCAACCACTCCGCGGTCCACTGGGACATGGTCTGCGACCTGCGCAGAGGCGGGCGCATCACGGCCGACGGCGAGACGCTCGTCGAGAACGGGAAGTTGGCGGTCTAGTCCCGCAGCGCCGTCCGCCGAGAACCGTCGCCGGAGCCGCCGGTTCTGTACTGTCACTGCATGCCGCAGCTCTCGGGGGATCGGGTCGAGATCGAGTCGGTGCGAAGCCGGGCGCTGAGTTGCACCAGATGCCGTCTCTCGGAGAGCCGGACCCAGGTCGTGTGGGCCGGCGGCAACCTCGACTCCGACGTGATGCTGATCGGCGAGGGTCCGGGGTTCCACGAAGACCGCGAAGGAGAGCCGTTCGTAGGAGCCTCGGGACAGCTCCTGGACCGTCTGCTGGCGGAGGTTGGCCTCGATCGTTCCTCGGTTGCCATAGTCAACGTTGTCAAGTGCCGGCCGCCGGGCAACCGCGACCCGCTGCCGGACGAGATCGACGCGTGCCGCCCTTACCTGGAGGCTCAGCTCGAGTACATGCGACCCGACGTGATCGTCACGCTCGGGAACTTCGCCACGCGGTTCATGATCGGGGAGCCGATCGGGATCACCCGGGCCCGCGGGCGGCTGTTCCGGTACCGCGGTGCGACCGTGGTCCCCACGTTCCATCCGGCCGCGGCGCTTCGCGGCGGCAGCGACCGAGGCATCCCGAGGATCGACGCGATCCGCCAGGATCTGGCGACGGTCAAGGTGCTGGTGCAGCAGGCTCGGTCCCGTCATGTCGCGCACGCGCCGCAACCTGCGAGCGCGCACCAGCTGGGGTTGTTCGAGTGACGCAGCGCGCGCTTGTCTGCACCACCTATTCGGCGGAAGAGACTCGCATCGTTGGGGCGTCGCTGTCGCCGGTTCTCCTGCCGGGTGACGTGATCAGCCTGAGCGGTGACCTCGGCGCGGGGAAGACCGCCTTCGTCCAGGGGGTGGCCATCGCTCTGGGGGTCCAGAGGGGCGTCACCAGCCCAACCTTCACGATCGTTCACGAGTACCAGGCCAGGTACCCGATCATCCATCTCGACGTGTACCGGTTGAACTCGTTCCAAGAGGTCATCGACCTCGGGTTCGAGGAGTACCTCGACCCGGAAGCGATCGTCCTGATCGAGTGGGGCGAGGCGATCGCGCCGATGCTTCCTCGTCGGCATCTGGAGGTGGACCTCCGGCGGGCGGCGGATCCGTCGGCCGAGGAGGAGCGGTGTCTGATCTTCAGGCCGCACGGCCCCGAGTGGGTGCGGAAGGTCCAAGCGATGCGATCGACCGCCGAGACGTTGCTGAACGCGGCCGCGGCCGGGACCCGCACCGGCCCGCGCTTCGTCGTCACCGCGGATCCCCTGCCACGCGACGATAGGGACCTCATCCGCGACGACGGGGAGAGCTAGATGCTGGTCCTGGGTATCGAAACCTCGACTCCACAGGCGAGCGTGGCCATCGGTTCGGAACAAGGTGTGGTCGCGAGCGCCATGGTGTCGCGCGGCGCGAACTACAACGAGTTCCTGTTGCCGGCGATCCGGTTCTGTCTCGAGGAGGCGCGGCTGGGATACCGCAACCTGGGGGCGGTGGCGGTCAGTCTCGGTCCCGGGTTGTTCTCGGGTATGCGTGTGGGCGTGGCGACGGCGAAGGCGATCGCTCAGACGCTGTCGTTGCCGATGGTTGGTATGGCCAGCCTGGACCTCGTGGCGTACGAGCTCCGTTACTCCTCGAAGACCATCTGCGCGGTGCTCGACGCGCGTCGCAACGAGGTCTTCCACGCCTTCTATCGCTCGTCGCCGGGTGGCATCCAGCGCATGACCGAGTACAGGGTCGAGAAGCCGGGTCAGTTGGCGATCGGGATCGCCTCGCGTCCCGAAGAGGTGCTGCTCGTGGGCAACGGCGCCTTGCTTTACCGGGAGATGTTCGAAGACCTGGGAAGCGTCTGCGAGGTCGGGACGATGAGCCACGCCTTCCCGAACGCCCGCTCGCTCGTGGAGCTGAGCCTGCCGCGGTTGTTCCGGGAGGACTTTGACTCTCCCTACGACCTGAAGCCGCTCTACTTGCGCCAGTCGGCGAGGCGCATCCAGTGGGACCGCATCCGCACGGAGAGGTCGGCCTGATGGCGCAAGCCCGGCAACCGGAGCCGCCGCCGGATCCCGTCGTCGACGTAGAGCTCACCCGCATGCGACGCCGGCATCTGCGCAAGGTGCTGACGATAGAAGCTCGCGTCTACCCGCGCCCGTGGAGCCCGTCGTTGTTCCTCTCGGAGCTGGCGCAGCGGTCGTCGCGCTCCTACCTCGTCGCCAGACATGAGGGAGAAGTCGTCGGCTACAGCGGGATGATGTTCATGGGGCGCGAGGCCCACGTCACGAACATCGCGGTGGATCCCGATTTCCATGGGCGCAGGATCGGGACCCGGCTCCTGCTGACGGTCATCACCGAGGCGATCGCGCGCGGCGCGGAGGTGGTGTCGCTGGAGGTACGGGTGTCGAATCACGTCGCGCAGGCGATGTACGTGAAGTTCGGTTTCTCTGTTGTGGGCACCAGGAAGGGTTACTACATCGAGACGAACGAGGACGCCTTCATCATGGAGGCTCCCGACGTCGGTTCGACCAACTACCGGCTGCGCTTGCGGCAGATCAGAGACGAGCTCGAGAGCAGCGCGCGATGAACGACGTCCCGCGCGACCCGATGGGAAGGCCACTCACCGGTGTGGATCTGCCGCCGATGAGCGAGGAATCAACCCTCACTGCACCACGCACCGCGGTGCAAGATCTCCCGGTCGAAGAGTGGGACGAGAGCACGTTGGTGCTCGGGATCGAGACCTCGTGCGACGAGACCTCCGCGGCGGTCGTGAAGGGAGGGCGAGAGATTCTCTCGAACGTGATCATCTCGCAGGGCGACCTGCATGGCGAGTATGGCGGCATAGTCCCCGAGATCGCCGCGCGCGCACATGTGGAGGCCCTGACTCCAGTCATCGGTGAGGCGCTGCTGCGCGCCGACGCCACGTTCTGGGACCTCGATGCCGTGGCCGCGACCCTCGGCCCTGGCCTGATCGGCTCGCTCCTCGTCGGTGTCGCCGAGGCGAAGTCGATCGCGGCGGTCCTCGAGATCCCATTCGTGGGCGTGAACCACCTCGAGGCGCACCTGTACTCGAACCTCCTGGTAGATCCCGAGGCGAGGTTCCCCGCGCTCGCGCTGGTGATATCGGGCGGACACACGATGATCGTTCACGCGCTCGCCGACGGCGACTACGAGATCCTCGGAACGACGATCGACGACGCGGCCGGCGAGGCCTTCGACAAGGTCGCCCGCTTCCTGGGGCTCGATTACCCCGGCGGCCCCGAGATCGACCGGCTCTCCCTGCTGGGGAACCCGGCGGCGGTCAAGTTCCCGCGCGCTATGGCGACCGAGCCCGGCTTCGACGTGTCCTATTCGGGATTGAAGACCGCGGTGATCAACCACGTCCGCAGGCTGGAGGCGGCCGGGGATCCGGTGGTGATCGAGGACATCGCTGCCTCCTTCCAGCAGGCAGTCGTCGACATCCAGGTGGCCAAGACGCTTGCCGCGGCGGAGCAGGTGGCCGCGGAGCGGGTGTTCCTGTGCGGGGGCGTCGCCGCGAACTCCGGGCTGCGGCAGGGACTTGCCGACGGCTGCGCCCGCAGGGGCATCAAGGTGACGGTCCCTCCGATGGAGCTGTGCACGGACAACGCTGCCATGGTGGCCGCGTGTGCCACCGCCATGATCCGCAGGGGCCGAACCACCTCCCTGGACGCGGCTCCGGACCCGAACCTCCCGCTGGTCTAGCCGGCGACAACGCCGGATATGGCCACCTCCGGCAGGACATCGCCCGCTTCCGCCGAACCTCCTGGCAGTGGACGGTTCCTCTACAAGGAGAGCACGATGAGGTCCAAGTACATCCTGATGGCGCTGGTCATGGCGCTCGTCGCATCATCGATGACACCGGCGCTTGCCGGGAAGAAGAAGCCCAAGCCCTACAAGAGTCCCGACGGCGTCATCGCGGTCGCGCACACGATGTTGTTCGCCTCCACCGGAGAGGTGAACTCGGTCACGGCGAACGAGTTCGAGGCCCGCTGCGAGATCCCCGCCACGAATGGTCTCGACGCGTACGTCTACGAGGTCCCCAAGGCATACCAGAAGATCCAGTCGAACATCCTGGCGACCGCGGACTCGCAGGTCGGCCACGACCTCTATGCCTTCTTCTACGACAAGGACTGTGTCCTGCTGCCGACGTCGGTCCAAGCCGGCGCCGTTGTGGGAGAGAAGAACGACGCCGAGGGCATCATGCCTGCGGGCGTCAGCTGGGTACTGCTGGCGAACTTCGCCGGCGACCCCGCCGTGGTGCGCTTCGAACTGAAGCCCTAGCCCGCGGCGCCTCGAATCGAGGCATGATTTCGATCTGAACCAGCGGCCCCTCCGGGGGCCGCTACCGCGTTTGACCATCTTGGGCACGCGGGGCTATCCTTAGCACTCGCACCTTTGGAGTGCTAAACCCGCAGGACAACCCGCAGGAGGTAAAGCATGGCCACTGCCACCAAGACGATCAAGCCGCTGGAGGACCGCATCCTGGTCCGTCCCGACGAGGGCGACGAGACGCTGCCGTCGGGCCTCGTCATCCCCGACACCGCCAAGGAGAAGCCCCAGGAGGGCACCGTCCTCGCCGTCGGCCCCGGGAAGCGCAGCGACACCGGCGACCTGATCCCGGTCGACGTCAAGGAGGGCGACAAGGTCCTGTACTCGAAGTACGGCGGCACCGACATCAAGGTCGAGGGTGAGGACCTCCTCATCCTGTCGGCACGCGACGTGCTCGCGATCGTCGGCTAAGCGATCCCCAACAGAAACGGAGAGTCTGAATGTCAAAGCTAGTCAAGTTCGATGAGGAGGCGCGGCGCGGCCTCGAGGCGGGCGTAAACCGCCTCGCCAACGCGGTCCGCGTGACGCTCGGCCCTCGGGGCCGCAACGTGGTGCTGGACAAGAAGTGGGGCGCCCCGACGATCACGAACGACGGGGTAACGATCGCCAAGGAGATCGAGCTGGAGGACCCGTGGGAGAACATGGGCGCGCAGCTCGTGAAAGAGGTCGCGACCAAGACCAACGACGTCGCGGGTGACGGCACCACCACCGCCACCGTGCTCGCTCAGGCGATGATCAAGTCCGGGCTTCAGAACGTCGCGGCCGGCGCTAACCCGATGTCGCTGAAGCGCGGTATCGAGCAGGCCGTCGAGGCCGCGATCGGCTCGATCAAGAGCCAGTCGCGCGACGTCGAGGGCCGCGAGGAGATCGCGCACGTCGCTTCGATCTCCGCGAACAACGACCCCGAGATCGGCGAGATGGTCGCCGAGGCGATGGACAAGGTCGGCAAGGACGGCGTGATCACGGTCGAGGAGTCGAACACCTTCGGGATGGAGCTCGAGCTCGTCGAGGGTATGCAGTTCGACAAGGGTTACATCTCGCCGTACTTCATCACCGACCAGGACCGTATGGAGGCCGTGCTCGAGGATGCCTACATCCTCTTGGCGCAGAGCAAGATCTCGACGGTCCGGGACCTGCTGCCGGTCCTCGAGAAGGTCATGCAGTCGGGCAAGCCGCTCGTCATCGTCGCCGAGGACGTAGAGGGCGAGGCGCTCGCCACGCTGGTCGTCAACAAGATCCGCGGCACGTTCACCTCGATCGCCGTCAAGGCCCCCGGCTTCGGTGATCGCCGCAAGGCGATGCTGCAGGACATCGCTATCCTCACCGGCGGCCAGGTGATCTCGGAGGAGATCGGTCTGAAGCTGGAGACCGTGGGCCTCGAGATGCTGGGGCGCGCCCGCAAGGTCGTCGTGACGAAGGACAACACAACGATCGTCGAGGGCGACGGCAACGCCGACGAGATCAAGGGCCGCATCGAGCAGATCAAAGCCGAGATCGACCGCACCGACTCCGACTGGGACCGCGAGAAGCTTCAGGAGCGTCTCGCCAAGCTGTCCGGCGGCGTCGCCGTTCTGAAGGTCGGGGCGGCCACCGAGGTGGAGCTGAAAGAGAAGAAGCACCGCATCGAGGATTCCGTCTCCGCCACGCGTGCCGCGGTCGAAGAGGGCATCGTCCCCGGTGGTGGCGCAACGCTGGTTCGCTCGAGGGAGGCCATCGAGGCGCTCGACCTGCAGGGCGATGAGTGGGCCGGTGCCCGGGCCGTGATCGAGGCGCTGGACGCGCCGCTGCGGTGGATCGCGCAGAACGCCGGTCTGGAGGGTGGGGTCGTCGTGGACCGGGTCCGCAACGAGAAGCCGGGCCACGGACTGAACGCTCAGACCGGCGAGTACGTCGACCTGCTCGCGGCAGGCATCATCGACCCCGCGCGCGTCACGCGTTCCGCTCTGCAGAACGCCGCGTCGATCGCCGGCCTCTTCCTCACCACCGAGGCCACGATCGTCGACAAGCCGGAGGAGAACGGCGGCGCTGCCGCCGGCGGCCACGACCACGGTATGGGCGGTATGGGCGGCATGGGCGGCATGATGTAGTCGACCGGTCACGCCTTCGGCGTGAACGGTCGCGTGCTGGGTCAGGGCCTAAAGG
This genomic window from Actinomycetota bacterium contains:
- the groL gene encoding chaperonin GroEL (60 kDa chaperone family; promotes refolding of misfolded polypeptides especially under stressful conditions; forms two stacked rings of heptamers to form a barrel-shaped 14mer; ends can be capped by GroES; misfolded proteins enter the barrel where they are refolded when GroES binds); the encoded protein is MSKLVKFDEEARRGLEAGVNRLANAVRVTLGPRGRNVVLDKKWGAPTITNDGVTIAKEIELEDPWENMGAQLVKEVATKTNDVAGDGTTTATVLAQAMIKSGLQNVAAGANPMSLKRGIEQAVEAAIGSIKSQSRDVEGREEIAHVASISANNDPEIGEMVAEAMDKVGKDGVITVEESNTFGMELELVEGMQFDKGYISPYFITDQDRMEAVLEDAYILLAQSKISTVRDLLPVLEKVMQSGKPLVIVAEDVEGEALATLVVNKIRGTFTSIAVKAPGFGDRRKAMLQDIAILTGGQVISEEIGLKLETVGLEMLGRARKVVVTKDNTTIVEGDGNADEIKGRIEQIKAEIDRTDSDWDREKLQERLAKLSGGVAVLKVGAATEVELKEKKHRIEDSVSATRAAVEEGIVPGGGATLVRSREAIEALDLQGDEWAGARAVIEALDAPLRWIAQNAGLEGGVVVDRVRNEKPGHGLNAQTGEYVDLLAAGIIDPARVTRSALQNAASIAGLFLTTEATIVDKPEENGGAAAGGHDHGMGGMGGMGGMM
- the tsaD gene encoding tRNA (adenosine(37)-N6)-threonylcarbamoyltransferase complex transferase subunit TsaD, whose product is MNDVPRDPMGRPLTGVDLPPMSEESTLTAPRTAVQDLPVEEWDESTLVLGIETSCDETSAAVVKGGREILSNVIISQGDLHGEYGGIVPEIAARAHVEALTPVIGEALLRADATFWDLDAVAATLGPGLIGSLLVGVAEAKSIAAVLEIPFVGVNHLEAHLYSNLLVDPEARFPALALVISGGHTMIVHALADGDYEILGTTIDDAAGEAFDKVARFLGLDYPGGPEIDRLSLLGNPAAVKFPRAMATEPGFDVSYSGLKTAVINHVRRLEAAGDPVVIEDIAASFQQAVVDIQVAKTLAAAEQVAAERVFLCGGVAANSGLRQGLADGCARRGIKVTVPPMELCTDNAAMVAACATAMIRRGRTTSLDAAPDPNLPLV
- the groES gene encoding co-chaperone GroES; the encoded protein is MATATKTIKPLEDRILVRPDEGDETLPSGLVIPDTAKEKPQEGTVLAVGPGKRSDTGDLIPVDVKEGDKVLYSKYGGTDIKVEGEDLLILSARDVLAIVG